The Chitinophagales bacterium genome window below encodes:
- the recR gene encoding recombination protein RecR: MNYPSKLIENAVAEFKKLPGIGEKTALRLVLHLLKQDKEKVQHFSDNILKMREEIQYCKTCYNLSDTEVCDVCSNKMRERNTICVVENIRDVIAIESTGTFRGLYHVLGGIISPVNGIGPDDLTITALETRVKEEKIEEIIMAISPTMEGDTTLYYISKLLQPYNVKLTTIARGVSFGGELEYTDEITLSRSISSRMPYDNYIVK, from the coding sequence ATGAATTACCCTTCTAAATTGATAGAAAATGCAGTGGCAGAATTTAAAAAGTTGCCGGGTATTGGCGAAAAAACAGCTTTACGTTTAGTGCTACACCTACTTAAACAAGATAAAGAAAAGGTACAGCATTTTAGCGACAATATTTTAAAAATGCGAGAAGAAATACAATATTGTAAAACCTGCTATAATTTAAGCGATACAGAAGTGTGCGATGTGTGTAGCAATAAAATGCGGGAGAGAAATACAATATGTGTGGTAGAAAATATTAGAGATGTTATAGCTATAGAAAGTACGGGAACGTTTAGAGGGTTGTACCATGTGCTGGGCGGAATAATAAGTCCCGTAAACGGCATAGGACCAGATGATTTAACCATAACTGCTTTAGAAACCCGAGTAAAAGAAGAAAAAATAGAAGAAATAATAATGGCAATAAGCCCCACTATGGAAGGCGATACTACTTTATATTATATTTCTAAACTATTGCAACCATATAATGTTAAACTAACCACTATTGCCCGTGGGGTTTCTTTTGGTGGAGAACTTGAATATACCGATGAAATTACTCTTTCAAGGTCTATTTCGTCTCGTATGCCTTATGATAATTATATAGTGAAGTAA
- a CDS encoding glycosyltransferase family 2 protein, producing the protein MSVNSNIELSIITPCYNPIKGWEQNYVSSYKSIKNILHGIEIEWILVNDGSENNVDATNIDFLKQNITHFKYLSYNENKGKGFAVRYGAKHAQADKTIFTDIDFPYLDKDLKAVYELINQENDIIIGKRSENYYDNISTNRKWISKQFKKLIKLLLNIPITDTQAGIKGFNKNGKGILLKTTINRYLFDLELVKIASKQKANIVETEVSLKPNIVMPNMSTKILFSEFINLLKIMLK; encoded by the coding sequence ATGTCTGTGAATAGCAATATAGAACTTAGTATAATAACGCCCTGTTATAATCCTATAAAAGGATGGGAGCAAAACTATGTAAGTTCATACAAAAGTATTAAAAATATACTTCATGGTATTGAAATAGAGTGGATATTGGTAAATGACGGCTCCGAAAACAATGTTGATGCTACAAATATTGACTTTTTAAAACAAAATATTACTCATTTTAAATACTTAAGTTATAATGAAAATAAGGGAAAAGGTTTTGCTGTAAGATATGGAGCTAAACACGCCCAAGCAGATAAAACTATATTTACAGATATTGATTTTCCGTATTTAGATAAGGATTTGAAAGCTGTTTATGAATTAATAAATCAAGAAAATGATATTATTATAGGTAAGCGTTCTGAAAATTATTATGATAATATTTCTACTAATAGAAAATGGATTTCTAAGCAGTTTAAAAAGCTTATAAAACTATTGCTCAATATTCCCATAACAGACACACAAGCGGGTATAAAAGGTTTTAATAAAAATGGAAAAGGAATATTGCTGAAAACTACTATTAATCGCTATCTTTTTGACTTAGAATTAGTAAAAATAGCAAGTAAACAAAAAGCCAATATTGTAGAAACAGAAGTTAGTTTAAAACCCAATATAGTAATGCCTAATATGAGTACTAAAATACTATTTTCTGAGTTTATTAATCTCCTAAAAATAATGCTAAAGTGA
- a CDS encoding glycosyltransferase family 39 protein: MKNVYFILLILILSFTYNYHEILLKRPCSSHTWRQTDGASFALTYYQKNASLLEPRLHNLLGNDGKTVGEFPIIYYLVGKLYKVLGYHEFLFRAVNTLLFFLGLFSLFKLSYSLLKNTFFALVITALGFSSPVVNFYANNFLPDVPALALSYIATYNFYLFYSKHKKKYFFIALLTITLAGLIKVTALIPLCVLIGVWLIDLLFVKKEHKLFNGKTIWLSFLSIVPFIVFGLWVLYSKHYQSINGNDYFLLATKPFWSVDAETKKFIFDRLTQNWGWFPEFYWKVTIYLSLALFVFLLISKKVNFHIKMALALYFFGVLSFVALYFAQFAHHDYYAVNLMPFFMVNFLAFFYVFKDALWINKKWFWGLTIVFVFFNIQHNDRRMHYRYENPYAMAVEPFYYISQNYLDSLGITQDKKILYYGEESYCAAFYLINRYGWSRAYSSFSTEEDMLRYKEKGASYLFVLGAERVEELNISSRFPLVDVFNNSVYIYKL; encoded by the coding sequence ATGAAAAATGTTTATTTTATACTGCTAATATTAATATTGTCATTTACCTACAATTATCATGAAATTTTATTAAAACGCCCTTGCTCTTCTCATACTTGGCGACAAACGGACGGAGCTTCTTTTGCTTTAACATACTATCAAAAAAATGCTTCTTTATTAGAACCTCGGTTGCATAATTTATTGGGCAACGATGGCAAAACAGTAGGTGAATTTCCCATTATTTATTATTTAGTAGGTAAACTTTATAAAGTTTTGGGCTATCATGAATTTTTGTTTAGAGCAGTAAACACTTTATTGTTTTTTCTTGGTTTATTTTCTTTGTTTAAGCTAAGTTATTCCCTTTTAAAAAATACTTTTTTTGCTTTAGTAATAACAGCATTGGGATTTTCTTCGCCTGTTGTAAATTTTTATGCCAATAATTTTCTGCCAGACGTACCGGCACTTGCTTTATCGTACATTGCTACTTATAATTTTTATTTATTTTACTCAAAACACAAGAAAAAATATTTTTTTATTGCTTTACTCACTATTACATTGGCTGGGCTAATAAAAGTTACTGCGTTAATTCCTTTATGTGTACTTATAGGCGTTTGGCTAATAGATTTACTATTTGTAAAAAAGGAACACAAGTTATTTAATGGCAAAACTATTTGGTTAAGCTTTTTAAGTATAGTTCCGTTTATTGTATTTGGTTTGTGGGTGCTGTATTCAAAACATTACCAAAGTATTAATGGCAATGATTATTTCTTATTAGCCACAAAACCTTTTTGGAGTGTAGATGCAGAAACTAAAAAATTCATTTTTGACAGATTAACTCAAAACTGGGGCTGGTTTCCAGAGTTTTATTGGAAAGTAACTATATATTTATCATTGGCTCTTTTTGTTTTTTTGTTAATAAGCAAAAAAGTAAATTTCCATATAAAAATGGCGTTAGCATTGTATTTTTTTGGCGTTTTAAGCTTTGTAGCTCTTTATTTTGCTCAGTTTGCCCACCACGATTATTATGCGGTTAATTTAATGCCATTTTTTATGGTTAATTTTTTAGCATTTTTTTATGTTTTTAAAGATGCTCTTTGGATTAATAAAAAGTGGTTTTGGGGTTTAACCATAGTCTTTGTTTTTTTTAATATTCAGCACAACGACAGGCGAATGCACTATAGATACGAAAACCCGTATGCTATGGCTGTAGAGCCTTTTTATTATATAAGTCAAAATTATTTAGATAGCTTAGGTATAACCCAAGATAAAAAAATATTGTATTATGGAGAAGAATCTTATTGTGCGGCTTTTTATTTAATTAACAGATATGGTTGGTCAAGAGCATACAGTAGTTTTTCTACAGAAGAAGATATGTTGCGTTATAAAGAAAAAGGAGCAAGCTATTTATTTGTACTGGGAGCAGAAAGAGTTGAGGAATTAAATATTTCTTCTCGCTTTCCTTTAGTTGATGTATTTAATAATTCCGTTTATATTTATAAGCTTTAA
- the rnc gene encoding ribonuclease III has protein sequence MNFFEKIKGLFSTHRKDEFHQFIYRTTGVFPQNIDYYVMAFRHKSLHKSKNYERLEFLGDSVLDTVVSELIYKKFPTKKEGELSKIRSKLVSRNVLNELSEKLYLHEHCQCDKKLNLDTFENLGGNVLEALIGAIYLDKGFAQTKTFILEKIIANHVDWEEILNTKDYKSLLLSKSQQKNFDMKYKVLKEIPEDYKNRFTVGLYINGNKKHEAQGSTIKNAEQKVSEMYLKS, from the coding sequence TTGAATTTTTTTGAGAAAATAAAAGGTCTATTTTCTACTCATAGAAAAGATGAATTTCACCAATTTATATATAGAACAACAGGTGTTTTTCCTCAAAATATTGACTATTATGTAATGGCTTTTAGGCATAAATCATTACATAAATCAAAAAATTATGAACGCTTAGAATTTTTAGGCGACAGTGTTTTAGATACTGTGGTAAGTGAATTAATTTATAAAAAATTTCCTACAAAAAAAGAAGGCGAGCTATCAAAAATAAGAAGTAAATTAGTTAGCCGAAATGTATTGAATGAGCTATCAGAAAAACTTTATTTGCATGAGCATTGCCAGTGTGATAAAAAATTAAATTTAGATACTTTTGAAAACTTGGGTGGCAATGTGCTTGAAGCATTAATAGGTGCCATATATTTAGACAAAGGATTTGCCCAAACCAAAACATTTATTTTAGAAAAAATAATAGCCAACCATGTTGACTGGGAAGAAATACTAAATACTAAAGATTATAAAAGTTTATTGTTGTCAAAATCGCAGCAAAAAAACTTTGATATGAAATATAAAGTACTTAAAGAAATACCCGAAGATTATAAAAACAGATTTACCGTAGGACTTTATATAAATGGAAACAAAAAACACGAAGCACAAGGTAGTACCATAAAAAATGCAGAGCAAAAAGTTTCTGAAATGTATTTAAAAAGTTAG
- the fabF gene encoding beta-ketoacyl-ACP synthase II codes for MELKRVVVTGLGALTPIGNNLNDYWNNLKMGVSGAAPITHFDTSQFKTKFACELKNFDINDHLDRKEIKRLDPFSQFAMAAAHEAMTDAGLVDNNEVNKDRFGVIWSSGIGGIQIFQQEISEFFTGTGTPRFNPFFIPKMIIDIAPGHISMRYGLRGPNFSVVSACASSTNSMIDAFNYIRLGMADLFVTGGSEASICEGGIGGFNAMKALSENNDEYKTASRPFDKTRDGFVMGEGAAGLILEEYEHAKARGAKIYAEVVGGGMSADAHHLTAPHPEGLGAINVMRNALNDAKLKPEDIDYINVHGTSTPLGDISETLAIKEVFGEQAYKLNISSTKSMTGHLLGAAGAIEAVACIMAIKNSTVPPTINFKHPDEAIDQKLNLTLNKAQEREINFALSNTFGFGGHNASVIFKKI; via the coding sequence ATGGAGCTGAAGCGAGTAGTAGTTACAGGATTAGGTGCTCTTACTCCCATTGGCAACAATCTTAATGATTATTGGAATAATTTAAAAATGGGAGTTAGCGGAGCTGCTCCCATTACTCATTTTGATACCAGCCAATTTAAAACAAAGTTTGCTTGCGAGCTTAAAAACTTTGATATAAACGACCACTTAGACCGTAAAGAAATTAAGCGTTTAGACCCGTTTAGCCAGTTTGCTATGGCAGCAGCTCATGAAGCCATGACAGATGCCGGATTAGTAGATAATAATGAGGTAAACAAAGATAGATTTGGTGTAATATGGAGTAGCGGAATAGGCGGAATACAAATATTTCAGCAAGAAATTTCAGAATTTTTTACGGGCACTGGAACTCCGCGTTTCAATCCCTTTTTTATTCCTAAAATGATAATAGATATAGCTCCGGGGCATATATCTATGCGATATGGCTTAAGAGGACCTAATTTTTCGGTAGTATCTGCGTGTGCTTCTTCTACTAACAGTATGATAGATGCTTTTAATTACATTCGCTTGGGTATGGCAGATTTGTTTGTAACAGGCGGTTCAGAAGCATCAATATGCGAAGGTGGCATAGGCGGATTTAATGCCATGAAAGCACTTTCTGAAAATAATGATGAGTATAAAACCGCTTCCCGACCTTTTGACAAAACAAGAGATGGTTTTGTGATGGGCGAAGGAGCTGCCGGACTAATACTTGAAGAATACGAACACGCTAAAGCAAGAGGAGCTAAAATATATGCCGAAGTAGTAGGTGGCGGCATGAGTGCCGATGCACATCATTTAACAGCACCACACCCCGAAGGACTGGGAGCTATTAATGTAATGAGAAATGCTCTTAATGATGCTAAATTAAAGCCGGAAGATATTGATTATATAAATGTACACGGCACATCAACGCCTTTAGGCGATATTTCTGAAACATTGGCAATAAAAGAAGTTTTTGGAGAGCAAGCGTATAAGTTAAATATATCTTCTACAAAATCTATGACGGGGCATTTATTAGGAGCGGCAGGAGCTATAGAAGCCGTAGCTTGTATTATGGCTATAAAAAACAGCACCGTTCCGCCTACCATTAATTTTAAGCATCCCGATGAAGCAATAGACCAAAAACTGAACTTAACTTTAAATAAAGCCCAAGAAAGAGAAATAAATTTTGCTTTGAGCAATACTTTTGGTTTTGGAGGACATAATGCTTCAGTTATTTTTAAAAAAATCTAA
- a CDS encoding acyl carrier protein — MSEIKEKVTKIIVDKLGVEESEVTAEASFTNDLGADSLDTVELIMEFEKEFNISIPDEKAETIATVGDAVKYLEENTK, encoded by the coding sequence ATGTCAGAAATTAAAGAAAAAGTAACCAAAATAATAGTTGACAAATTAGGTGTAGAAGAATCTGAAGTAACGGCTGAGGCAAGTTTCACTAATGATTTAGGTGCAGATTCATTAGACACCGTAGAATTAATAATGGAATTTGAAAAAGAATTTAATATTTCTATTCCAGATGAAAAAGCAGAAACTATAGCTACTGTAGGAGATGCTGTTAAATATTTAGAAGAAAATACAAAATAA
- a CDS encoding IPExxxVDY family protein codes for MAKEKITYQPKVKHYILALASTLKDYRLSYFINDILAIELAKKDDLIYENKKESKAKKHSLFSYFDEENDLQYFLFQNKLPDNVIIKSLKNFDFLFIIKTIDEENPFDIGEVYNKLNNIDDVQLIFKDPALKPAEQKIIAKEF; via the coding sequence TTGGCAAAAGAAAAAATTACATATCAACCTAAGGTAAAACATTATATACTTGCTTTGGCTTCTACACTTAAAGATTATAGATTAAGCTATTTTATTAATGACATTTTAGCTATAGAATTGGCTAAAAAAGATGACTTAATTTATGAGAATAAAAAAGAGAGTAAAGCAAAAAAGCACAGCCTTTTTTCTTATTTTGATGAAGAAAATGACTTACAGTACTTCCTTTTTCAAAACAAGCTTCCCGATAATGTGATTATAAAATCGTTAAAAAATTTTGATTTTTTGTTTATCATTAAAACTATAGATGAAGAAAATCCTTTTGATATAGGCGAAGTATATAACAAGCTTAATAATATAGATGATGTTCAGTTAATATTTAAAGACCCGGCATTAAAACCTGCCGAGCAAAAAATAATAGCTAAAGAATTTTAA
- the pyk gene encoding pyruvate kinase, translating to MKIPINKVKMIATFGPAISTPEVYHQLVMSGVDVIRFNFSHGSYDDHKKGFELVKQTNETLDAKVAILADLQGPKIRLGDINGEIELQRGDIIDVCDTECVCTNKILYINYLDLHNEMHKGERILINDGRVELKVEEIKGDVIKAKVINGGKLTSRKGVNLPDTNLTVPALTPKDKQDLNFALENGANWIALSFVRTAHDIEEIAEIIGDKRSHTKIIAKIEKPEALKNIKDIVKATDGIMVARGDLGVEIPLEQVPLAQKKIIQRCIKAAKPVIVATQMMESMIENPVATRAEVNDVANAVIDGADAVMLSAETSVGKYPVKVVQTIQHILSNVEKTNIIYDKKLEAKRSSETFISDAICYNACKIAKEIGAKAIIGMTKSGYTSFMISSYRPKEQIFIFTDNKKLLPTLSLFWGVRAFYYKGFEGTDETITDVIKLLQTKNLLKEGDIVVNTASMPLDKRGKTNTVKVSLVK from the coding sequence ATGAAAATTCCAATTAACAAGGTTAAAATGATAGCCACTTTTGGTCCTGCTATAAGCACTCCTGAAGTTTATCATCAATTGGTTATGTCGGGAGTAGATGTTATCCGATTTAATTTTTCTCACGGTTCTTATGACGACCACAAAAAAGGTTTTGAATTAGTAAAACAAACTAACGAAACTTTAGATGCAAAAGTTGCCATATTAGCAGACTTGCAAGGTCCTAAAATAAGACTGGGAGATATAAATGGAGAAATAGAACTGCAAAGAGGCGATATTATAGATGTATGTGATACCGAATGTGTGTGCACAAACAAAATTTTGTATATCAATTATCTTGATTTGCATAATGAAATGCATAAAGGAGAAAGAATACTAATAAATGACGGTAGAGTAGAGCTAAAAGTAGAAGAAATAAAAGGCGATGTTATAAAAGCTAAAGTAATAAACGGAGGGAAACTTACTTCAAGAAAAGGAGTGAACCTGCCCGATACCAATTTAACGGTACCTGCCTTAACCCCAAAAGATAAACAAGACTTAAACTTTGCACTTGAAAATGGAGCTAATTGGATAGCCTTAAGTTTTGTACGAACGGCACATGATATTGAAGAAATAGCTGAAATAATAGGCGATAAAAGAAGTCATACTAAAATTATTGCCAAAATAGAAAAACCCGAAGCACTAAAAAATATTAAAGACATAGTTAAAGCAACGGATGGCATTATGGTAGCTCGTGGAGATTTAGGCGTAGAAATTCCTTTAGAGCAAGTTCCTTTAGCACAGAAAAAAATAATACAAAGATGTATTAAAGCTGCAAAACCCGTAATAGTGGCTACGCAAATGATGGAAAGTATGATAGAAAATCCTGTGGCTACAAGAGCAGAGGTAAACGATGTAGCAAATGCGGTAATAGACGGTGCAGATGCAGTAATGCTAAGTGCTGAAACTTCGGTGGGCAAATATCCCGTAAAAGTGGTACAAACCATACAGCACATTTTAAGCAATGTAGAAAAGACAAATATTATCTACGATAAAAAATTAGAGGCAAAAAGAAGTTCAGAAACATTTATATCTGACGCTATATGCTACAATGCCTGCAAAATAGCTAAAGAAATAGGAGCTAAAGCTATAATAGGAATGACAAAATCGGGATATACATCTTTTATGATAAGCAGCTACCGCCCTAAAGAACAGATTTTTATTTTTACCGACAATAAAAAACTATTGCCAACATTGAGTTTGTTTTGGGGCGTGCGAGCATTTTACTACAAAGGTTTTGAAGGAACAGATGAAACCATAACCGATGTAATAAAACTTTTACAAACTAAAAACCTACTAAAAGAAGGCGATATAGTAGTAAATACCGCCAGCATGCCATTAGATAAACGTGGCAAAACCAATACTGTGAAAGTTAGCTTAGTTAAGTAG
- a CDS encoding choice-of-anchor J domain-containing protein, with the protein MKKIYLTLLGVFTFALWQIGNAQTILFSEDFASGIPGTWTLINNDGLTPNSNVAQFTNAWIGAADFDNTTDTVAMSTSWYTPAGTADDWLITPAINLTTNNTLSWEAEAQDVDYPDGYEVRISTTTPTIAGFNANPPLFSIGAESGGTWTQRSVDLQAAGYSNQTVYIAWRNNSNDMFVLMVDDIAVTTPANSDLAISDVTTSGELQNTVFSSDDFIIVDYSKRTNFTADVTIENTGTDPVSVIYLTYALVDNLSGPTVGVIYGDTVNLGTPLAPGQTYTYSYAPENITSLFPSLATDGTIDFYVQLDSAANNTVFNNDDYYYGAVIAPTLSYTAPYSTSYEIADLVAGQFDFSHTTWGWKYFDNDNDNNSLSVGAFSNIDAYDGDFLVIGSVVGGSLTTGALNETMQSPELTLTAGQSYEFSIWARTGYGATGSVAAYLVDASGTTNTLLGNITLAAGDSTYQQFTFPTTPTTTKSDYMVEFRKSATGFVILDLFNMTTSVSPCSITDLTAGTQGACNPSTNQYTQQVTVTYSNPPASGSLSVNGQTFAITSSPQTVTLTGLTSNGSAVNVTANFTANTACTYTENSLFTAPAPCNVCSITDLTAGTQGACNSSTNQYTQQVIVTYTNPPASGSLSVNGQTFAITSSPQTVTLTGLTSNGSAVNVTANFTANTACTYTENSLFTAPASCLCPTINVSVSTTNVTNCATPNGTLTTTVSGGASPYSYVWNPVLPNQPNHSNLSAGTYSVTVTDANNCPGTGSGTINNATGSLNASISTFQNISCFGANDGTVSVTVTGATGAISYNWSDQGFNSTISTRNNLTPGSKTVTVSDASGCSVTLSFTIVEPSQLTATLVSTTDASCNGTNTGSVDMTVSGGTGTPTYSWTNTTQNTVDLTGVGAGSYTLTVTDANGCTDTESATINEPSAISVVVDNTSDVSCYMGNDGAIDVTVNGGTPNYTYAWTNGGGTNEDASGLSAGNYTLSVTDANGCTASSTQVTIANATMLDGTTSSTAETSSGAADGTATVVATGGNGSYTYLWSDNAAQTTATATGLSAGTYTVTITDGNGCTNTETVVVDLGNSINSVVMQSLQIFPNPTNKNVTISFNVAQSMETTISIFNTLGKVVYSKSNNVVNNFSTTIDVSTFAAGIYIVEVSNGNGKAVKKLTVSK; encoded by the coding sequence ATGAAAAAGATTTACTTAACACTTTTGGGTGTTTTTACATTTGCCTTGTGGCAAATAGGTAATGCCCAAACAATTTTATTTTCTGAGGATTTTGCTTCTGGAATACCTGGGACATGGACACTAATAAACAATGATGGACTAACACCTAATTCCAATGTGGCTCAATTTACAAATGCTTGGATAGGTGCTGCGGATTTTGATAACACCACAGATACGGTTGCCATGAGTACTTCTTGGTACACACCAGCAGGTACTGCTGATGATTGGCTAATAACACCTGCTATTAACCTAACTACAAACAACACGTTATCATGGGAAGCAGAAGCACAGGATGTAGATTATCCTGACGGATATGAAGTAAGAATTTCTACAACAACTCCCACAATAGCAGGATTTAACGCCAACCCTCCATTATTTTCAATTGGTGCTGAATCTGGAGGAACATGGACTCAAAGAAGCGTAGATTTACAAGCAGCTGGTTACAGTAATCAAACTGTATATATTGCGTGGAGAAATAATTCTAATGACATGTTCGTATTAATGGTTGATGATATAGCTGTAACAACCCCAGCAAATAGTGACTTAGCAATATCTGATGTTACAACTAGTGGCGAATTACAAAATACGGTATTTTCTTCAGATGATTTTATCATAGTTGATTATTCAAAAAGAACCAATTTTACCGCTGATGTTACTATAGAAAATACAGGTACAGATCCTGTTAGTGTTATATATTTAACTTATGCTTTAGTTGATAATCTTAGTGGTCCAACCGTTGGGGTAATTTATGGTGATACAGTTAATTTAGGAACGCCTTTAGCTCCTGGTCAAACATACACATATAGCTATGCTCCTGAAAATATAACATCTTTATTTCCTTCATTAGCAACTGATGGTACTATTGATTTTTATGTGCAATTAGATTCTGCTGCTAACAATACTGTTTTTAACAATGATGATTATTACTATGGTGCTGTAATTGCACCAACATTATCATATACAGCACCATATAGCACGTCTTATGAAATAGCAGATTTAGTGGCAGGTCAATTTGATTTTAGCCACACAACATGGGGCTGGAAATATTTTGACAATGATAATGACAACAATTCACTCTCTGTAGGAGCATTTTCAAATATAGATGCTTACGATGGGGATTTTTTAGTTATCGGATCAGTAGTGGGTGGAAGTTTAACTACTGGAGCTCTTAATGAAACTATGCAATCTCCTGAACTTACTTTAACTGCTGGTCAAAGTTACGAGTTTAGTATTTGGGCTAGAACTGGGTATGGTGCTACAGGTAGTGTAGCTGCTTATTTGGTAGATGCCTCAGGTACTACAAACACTTTATTAGGGAATATAACTTTGGCAGCGGGAGATTCAACATATCAACAATTTACATTCCCAACTACACCAACAACTACAAAAAGTGATTACATGGTTGAATTTAGAAAATCAGCTACAGGTTTTGTTATTTTAGATTTATTTAATATGACTACATCTGTTTCTCCTTGTTCTATCACAGACTTAACTGCCGGCACACAAGGTGCTTGTAATCCTTCTACTAACCAATATACGCAGCAAGTTACTGTTACTTACAGCAACCCACCTGCAAGTGGTAGTTTAAGTGTTAATGGTCAAACTTTTGCCATTACTTCAAGCCCACAAACGGTTACTTTAACAGGCTTAACTTCTAACGGAAGTGCAGTAAACGTTACGGCTAATTTTACAGCTAACACAGCTTGTACTTATACTGAAAACAGTTTATTTACAGCTCCTGCTCCTTGTAATGTTTGCTCTATTACAGATTTAACTGCCGGCACACAAGGTGCTTGTAACTCTTCTACTAACCAATATACACAACAAGTTATTGTAACTTATACCAATCCACCTGCAAGTGGTAGTTTAAGTGTTAATGGTCAAACTTTTGCCATTACTTCAAGCCCACAAACAGTTACTTTAACAGGTTTAACTTCTAACGGAAGTGCAGTAAACGTTACAGCTAATTTTACAGCTAACACAGCTTGTACTTATACTGAAAATAGTTTATTTACAGCTCCGGCTTCTTGCTTGTGCCCTACAATAAACGTATCCGTTAGTACTACAAACGTAACCAACTGTGCTACACCTAACGGAACATTAACTACTACAGTTAGTGGTGGTGCTTCACCTTACAGTTATGTTTGGAATCCGGTTTTACCTAACCAGCCAAACCACTCTAATCTTTCAGCAGGAACATATAGCGTAACTGTAACAGATGCCAACAACTGTCCTGGTACTGGAAGTGGAACTATTAATAATGCTACCGGTTCTTTAAATGCCAGTATATCTACTTTCCAAAACATATCTTGTTTTGGGGCAAATGACGGTACTGTTAGTGTAACGGTAACAGGAGCTACTGGTGCAATAAGTTATAACTGGAGTGATCAAGGATTTAACTCTACTATTTCTACTAGAAATAATTTAACTCCAGGTTCTAAAACTGTAACAGTAAGCGATGCAAGTGGTTGCTCTGTTACGCTTTCTTTCACTATCGTAGAACCTTCTCAATTAACAGCTACATTAGTTAGTACAACAGATGCTTCATGTAATGGAACAAACACTGGTTCTGTAGATATGACAGTATCAGGAGGTACAGGAACACCTACTTATTCTTGGACAAATACAACTCAAAACACAGTTGACTTAACAGGTGTAGGTGCTGGTTCTTATACATTAACGGTAACAGATGCTAACGGATGTACAGATACTGAAAGTGCTACAATTAATGAACCAAGTGCTATAAGTGTAGTAGTAGATAATACTAGTGATGTTTCTTGCTACATGGGTAATGATGGAGCTATAGACGTAACTGTTAATGGTGGAACACCTAATTATACTTACGCTTGGACTAACGGAGGAGGCACTAATGAAGATGCTTCTGGTTTAAGTGCCGGAAATTATACATTAAGTGTAACAGATGCTAACGGATGTACTGCTTCAAGTACACAAGTTACTATTGCTAATGCTACTATGTTAGATGGTACTACTTCATCTACAGCAGAAACTTCAAGTGGTGCAGCAGACGGAACAGCTACTGTAGTAGCTACTGGCGGAAACGGAAGTTACACATACCTATGGAGTGATAATGCAGCTCAAACTACAGCAACAGCAACAGGTTTAAGTGCAGGAACATACACAGTTACTATCACTGACGGAAATGGCTGTACTAATACAGAAACTGTAGTAGTAGATTTAGGAAATAGCATTAACAGTGTAGTAATGCAATCTTTACAAATATTCCCTAACCCAACTAATAAAAATGTAACTATAAGTTTTAATGTTGCACAATCAATGGAAACAACTATTTCTATATTTAATACTTTAGGAAAAGTAGTTTACTCAAAATCTAATAATGTTGTAAATAATTTCTCTACAACTATAGATGTAAGCACTTTTGCTGCTGGTATTTATATTGTAGAAGTTAGCAACGGAAATGGAAAAGCAGTTAAAAAACTTACTGTTAGTAAATAA
- a CDS encoding thioredoxin family protein: MEIINANDSNFETLLKDNKKVMVKYYAGWCGSCRLIAPKYSNLANNEDYKDTLFIEVDAENNPNARAKAGVNNLPFFAGFSSGNLVEGFPTSKIDAVEDLIKKL; this comes from the coding sequence ATGGAAATAATAAATGCTAATGATAGCAACTTTGAAACTTTACTGAAAGACAATAAAAAAGTAATGGTAAAATACTATGCCGGGTGGTGCGGTTCTTGCAGACTAATTGCTCCAAAATATAGCAATTTAGCTAATAATGAAGACTATAAAGACACATTATTTATAGAAGTTGATGCCGAGAATAACCCAAATGCAAGAGCAAAAGCAGGAGTAAACAATTTGCCGTTTTTTGCAGGGTTTAGCAGTGGCAATTTAGTAGAAGGATTTCCTACTTCTAAAATTGACGCTGTTGAAGATTTAATAAAAAAACTATAA